One segment of Nocardia farcinica DNA contains the following:
- the gyrB gene encoding DNA topoisomerase (ATP-hydrolyzing) subunit B: protein MAAKHSNESGSKSTNYGASSITVLEGLEAVRKRPGMYIGSTGERGLHHLIWEVVDNSVDEAMAGYATRVDVTLLADGGVEVVDDGRGIPVEMHAQGIPTVEVVMTQLHAGGKFDSESYAVSGGLHGVGISVVNALSSRVEVEIDVDGYHWSQTYKEATPSKLVKGEPTDRTGTTVRFWADPEIFETTTYNFETVARRLQEMAFLNKGLTITLTDERVSESDVTDEIVSETAEAPKHGEPTGEAASEHKVKTRTYHYPGGLEDFVRHINRTKQAIHNSVVSFTGKGTGHELEVAMQWNSGYSESVHTFANTINTHEGGTHEEGFRAALTTVVNKYAKDKKLLKEKDGNLTGDDIREGLAAIVSVKVAEPQFEGQTKTKLGNTEVKSFVQRTCNEHLTHWFEANPADAKTIVQKAVSSAQARVAARKARELVRRKSATDLGGLPGKLADCRSKDPSKSEIYIVEGDSAGGSAKSGRDSMYQAILPLRGKIINVEKARIDKVLKNNEVQSIITAFGTGIHDEFDISKLRYHKIVLMADADVDGQHISTLLLTLLFRFMRPLVEHGHVYLAQPPLYKLKWQRSEPEFAYSDRERDGLLERGLAAGKKINKDDGIQRYKGLGEMNPKELWETTMDPSVRVLRQVTLDDAAAADELFSVLMGEDVEARRSFITRNAKDVRFLDV from the coding sequence GTGGCTGCCAAGCACTCCAACGAATCGGGCTCCAAGTCGACGAACTACGGTGCCTCCTCCATCACCGTTCTCGAAGGCCTCGAGGCGGTTCGCAAGCGTCCCGGTATGTACATCGGTTCCACCGGTGAGCGCGGTCTGCACCACCTGATCTGGGAGGTCGTCGACAACTCCGTCGACGAGGCGATGGCCGGCTACGCCACCCGGGTCGACGTCACCCTCCTGGCCGACGGCGGCGTCGAGGTCGTCGACGACGGCCGCGGCATCCCGGTGGAGATGCACGCCCAGGGCATCCCGACCGTCGAGGTCGTCATGACCCAGCTGCACGCGGGCGGCAAGTTCGACTCCGAGTCGTACGCGGTCTCCGGTGGCCTGCACGGTGTCGGTATCTCCGTGGTGAACGCGCTGTCCTCGCGGGTCGAGGTGGAGATCGACGTCGACGGCTACCACTGGAGCCAGACCTACAAGGAGGCCACGCCGTCCAAGCTGGTCAAGGGGGAGCCGACCGACCGCACCGGCACCACGGTCCGATTCTGGGCCGACCCGGAGATCTTCGAGACCACCACCTACAACTTCGAGACCGTCGCCCGGCGGTTGCAGGAGATGGCGTTCCTGAACAAGGGCCTCACCATCACCCTGACCGATGAGCGGGTCTCCGAGTCCGACGTCACCGACGAAATCGTCAGCGAGACCGCCGAGGCGCCCAAGCACGGTGAACCGACCGGCGAAGCAGCCTCCGAGCACAAGGTCAAGACGCGGACCTACCACTATCCGGGCGGTCTGGAGGACTTCGTCCGCCACATCAACCGGACCAAGCAGGCCATCCACAATTCGGTGGTCTCGTTCACCGGCAAGGGCACCGGGCACGAGCTCGAAGTCGCGATGCAGTGGAACTCCGGCTACTCCGAGTCGGTGCACACCTTCGCCAACACCATCAACACCCACGAGGGCGGCACCCACGAGGAAGGCTTCCGCGCGGCGCTGACCACGGTGGTCAACAAGTACGCGAAGGACAAGAAGCTCCTCAAGGAGAAGGACGGCAACCTCACCGGTGACGACATCCGCGAGGGCCTGGCCGCGATCGTGAGCGTCAAGGTCGCCGAGCCGCAGTTCGAGGGCCAGACCAAGACCAAGCTCGGCAACACCGAGGTGAAGTCGTTCGTGCAGCGCACCTGCAACGAACACCTCACGCACTGGTTCGAGGCCAACCCCGCCGACGCGAAGACCATCGTGCAGAAGGCGGTGTCTTCGGCGCAGGCGCGCGTGGCCGCCCGCAAGGCGCGCGAGCTGGTGCGCCGCAAGTCGGCCACCGACCTGGGCGGGCTGCCCGGCAAGCTGGCCGACTGCCGCTCCAAGGATCCGAGCAAGTCCGAGATCTACATCGTGGAGGGCGACTCCGCCGGTGGCTCGGCCAAGTCCGGCCGCGACTCGATGTACCAGGCGATCCTGCCGCTGCGCGGCAAGATCATCAACGTCGAGAAGGCGCGCATCGACAAGGTCCTCAAGAACAACGAGGTCCAGTCGATCATCACCGCGTTCGGCACCGGCATCCACGACGAGTTCGACATCAGCAAGCTGCGCTATCACAAGATCGTGTTGATGGCCGACGCCGACGTCGACGGCCAGCACATTTCGACGCTGCTGCTGACGCTGCTGTTCCGGTTCATGCGCCCGCTGGTCGAGCACGGTCACGTGTACCTGGCCCAGCCGCCGCTGTACAAGCTGAAGTGGCAGCGCAGCGAGCCGGAGTTCGCCTACTCCGACCGCGAGCGCGACGGCCTGCTCGAGCGCGGCCTGGCCGCGGGCAAGAAGATCAACAAGGACGACGGCATCCAGCGCTACAAGGGTCTGGGTGAGATGAACCCGAAGGAACTCTGGGAGACCACCATGGATCCCAGTGTCCGGGTGCTTCGTCAAGTGACGTTGGACGACGCGGCCGCGGCCGACGAGTTGTTCAGCGTGCTGATGGGCGAGGACGTGGAGGCCCGCCGCAGTTTCATCACCCGCAACGCCAAGGACGTCCGCTTCCTCGACGTGTAG
- a CDS encoding alpha/beta fold hydrolase, with amino-acid sequence MTATRAESPFASGTVVRRGDIELAVFQCGDPAAPPLLLIHGWPDTHLLWNEVAARLAGRFRVIAFDNRGAGASTVPAEVAAYRIEELAADVRAVLDAVVPGERVHILGHDWGSVIGWEVVSTPGAAERIASFTSLSGPNLDFLGAYLRGPVSARRLRGALEQGVASAYTVAFQIPGLPVPVMRLLSRRWPRFLAFFDGLDAAAVPAAPTLPADMINNLKLYRANIRARLRHPRPRPVEVPVQVLIATGDRAVRPVVHEEAERWVRDLTRTEIRARHWSPLSHPDEVAGRTADYIEAITARAGTGTARPGQSEPS; translated from the coding sequence CCCGCGCCGAGAGCCCGTTCGCCTCGGGCACCGTCGTCCGCCGCGGCGATATCGAGCTCGCCGTCTTCCAGTGCGGTGATCCCGCCGCGCCGCCGCTCCTGCTGATCCACGGCTGGCCCGACACGCACCTGCTCTGGAACGAGGTCGCCGCGCGGCTCGCCGGCCGTTTCCGCGTGATCGCCTTCGACAATCGCGGCGCCGGCGCGAGCACGGTGCCGGCCGAGGTCGCCGCGTACCGGATCGAGGAACTGGCCGCCGATGTCCGGGCCGTCCTGGACGCGGTGGTCCCGGGCGAGCGCGTGCACATCCTCGGTCACGACTGGGGTTCGGTGATCGGCTGGGAGGTGGTGAGCACGCCCGGCGCGGCCGAGCGGATCGCCTCGTTCACCTCGCTGTCCGGGCCGAACCTGGACTTCCTCGGCGCCTACCTGCGCGGGCCGGTCTCCGCGCGGCGGCTGCGCGGGGCCTTGGAGCAGGGCGTGGCGTCGGCCTACACGGTCGCCTTCCAGATCCCGGGGCTGCCGGTCCCGGTCATGCGGCTGCTGTCGCGCCGCTGGCCGCGTTTCCTGGCCTTCTTCGACGGTCTCGACGCGGCCGCGGTGCCCGCCGCGCCGACGCTGCCCGCCGACATGATCAACAACCTCAAGCTCTACCGCGCGAATATCCGTGCGCGCCTGCGTCACCCGCGTCCGCGCCCGGTGGAGGTGCCGGTGCAGGTGCTCATCGCCACCGGTGACCGTGCGGTGCGTCCGGTGGTGCACGAGGAGGCCGAGCGCTGGGTGCGCGACCTCACCCGCACCGAGATCCGGGCGCGGCACTGGTCGCCGCTCTCCCATCCGGACGAGGTGGCCGGGCGCACCGCCGACTACATCGAGGCGATCACCGCGCGAGCCGGCACCGGCACTGCTCGGCCGGGGCAGTCTGAGCCCAGCTGA